Within the Roseicitreum antarcticum genome, the region TGATTTCGTGATTGAGACCTCGACATTTGACGCGACCCGGCACGCTGTGGCACAGCTTGTCTCGACCATAGAGGGGCGAAACATTGCGTGAGATCGTTCTGGATACCGAAACCACCGGCCTTGATCCGTCAGACGGCCACCGGATCGTTGAAATCGGCGCCGTCGAATTGCTCAACCATACGCCGACCGGCGTCACCTATCATCAGTATATCAATCCCGAACGACCAATGCCCGCCGAAGCCTTCGCGGTTCATGGTCTGGGGGATGAGTTTCTTGCCGCGCAGCCGGTGTTCAGCCGCATTGCTGATGAGTTTTTGCAGTTCTTGGGCGATGCGCGCATGGTAATCCACAACGCGGCGTTTGATATGCGGTTCCTGAACGCAGAATTGGCGCGCGTCAACCGCCCTGCCCTGCCGGCGGCTCGGGCTTTCGATACGCTCACGCTGGCCCGCAGGCGCTTTCCGGGCTCGCCGGCGTCGCTTGACGCGCTGTGCCGGCGGTTCGGTGTGAACAACTCAGCGCGTGAGAAACACGGCGCGCTTCTGGACAGCGAAATTCTGGCCGAGGTGTATCTGGAACTGATGGGCGGGCGACAGCCCGATTTCGGCCTGACGGTCCAGAAGCGCAGCAAAACGGCCCAGCCTGAGGATCCGGACTGGCGTCCGCAGCGGCGAACGACGCCCCTCGCCCCTCGCCTGACGGAAGCCGAGAGCGCCGCGCATCAAAAACTGGTCGCCGCGTTGGGCAAGGAGCCGATCTGGGCGCGCTATGAGTGAACGCGCACAGCATGGCTAGAACGGTCGTGCGGCCCATAAAAAAATCCCCGACCTGACGGGCGGGGATCTGACAATTTTCAAATAGAGAGCCTTGCTCAGGCAGTCGGGGTCTTCTGGGCCTGAAGCGCGGCCTGCCGCTGCAATTCCTGACGGTACAGCGCCAGAAAATCCACATTGTCCAGGTTGAGCGGCGGGAAGCCGCCATCGCGCGTTACGTCGCTTACGATCCGGCGCACGAATGGGAACAGCATGCGCGGGCATTCGATGAGCAGGAACGGGTGCATCTGCTCGGTTGGTACGCCCTCGATGTTGAATACCCCGGCATAATCCAGTTCCATCAGGAACAGTGAAACGCCGTCTGACTTGTTCTTGGATTCGATCTTGAACTTGGTCGTCACCTCGAACTGCGTCTCGACATCGCGTTTCTTGGCGTCAAGACTGACCTGAACCTGAATATCCGGTTGGACGTTAGAGGGTTGCATGGCCTTTTGCGCCACGAAGTTCTCGAACGACAGGTCGCGCACATATTGCGCCAGGACGCGCATGGAAACCTGCGGTTGCGCCGCCGGCGTCGGTTGCGCGGGGGCGGCACCGTTAGGGGTATCGGACATAAGTCTCTCCTGCTGAAAAATTAGCTGCGTTCTATCAGGTGAACAGGCCGGTCTCAATGCCGGTTTTGGCCGCCGTTGCGGTCCGGACCTGGTGCCGGTGGTGTATCGGGGATTTCGCGCCATGGCGTGCTGTCGCGCGGCTCGTGCACTGTAAAGTCACCGTCGATCACGTCGCCGCGCCTTGGTCGCGTCGGGCCTTGTGTCCGCGGACGCGGCATGCGGGCCAGCACCATGGCCTGCACAGGCGGCAATAGCACGATCAGCCCCAGAATGTCTGTGAAGAACCCCGGGATGATCAGCAGCATCCCGGCAATCACCCGCATCACACCTTTCAGCAGTGGGGCAGTCGGGTCGGTTTCCGTCCGCAGCGCCGCGTTGATCTCACCCACAGTTCGCGGCCCGCCCGATCGGATGAGTGCGATACCGCCGATGGCCGAACCGATCACAATTGCGAGGGTCGCCAGCAGTCCCAGTTCGCCGCCAACCTGCACGAAAAGAGCGATTTCGATCAGGGGAACCGCCAACAACGCCAGAAACAGCCGCATTTTATCATCCTTCCTGTGGTCGTCGTCCCGCATTAGGTAGACTTGTGGTGTACTGCGCCTTACATAAGGGGTCAAAGGACGTTACCAACCCCCTTTGCAGAGGTAATAATGGACTCCGCCGTGATACAACTTTTAGTGCTGGCTGGTATTGCTGTATTTCTGATCCTGCGCCTGCGCAGTGTTCTGGGGTCGCGTGAAGGTTTTGAGAAACCCCCGGTCACCGGGCCTGCGAATGGTGATGGCGCGTCCTCCCGTCAGCGGTTCGAGGTGATCGAAGGCGGTCCCGATACCGACATTTTCGACCATGTTGCCGAGGATTCGCCTGCAGCGAAAGCTCTGGCGCAGATGAAAAACGCCGATCCGGAATTTCACGTTGGCGATTTTCTTCAGGGCGCGCGCGGTGCGTATGAGATGATCCTGATGGCGTTTGAAAACGGCGATCTGGATTCTATTCTCCCCTTCCTGTCGCGCGATGTTTTCTCCAGCTTCGATGATGTGGTGCAGCTGCGTGAGCGCGAGGGCCTGCGTGTCGATGCGCAATTCGTAGGCGTGCGTGAGGTGGAACTGATCACTGCCAACTATGATGCCGACACGCGTGAGGGTGAGGTTACAGTGCGATTCGTTGGCGAACTTACCTCGGTTGTGCGCAATGCGGCAGGTGAAGTGATCGAGGGTGATCCAAACGTGGTCAAGCGCCAGAAAGATGTCTGGACCTTCGCGCGCGAAATGGGCGCTGCGAACCCGAACTGGAAGCTGGTCGCTACAGACGGCTGAGTTCCGGACCAATTGTGATGGCCCGCGCCCTGGTAACCCTGGGGTGTAAAGCCACAGCCTGCACAAGGGACAGGTCATGGCGCGCCGCCGATCCAGAAATCTAGACCCTGCCGAACAGGATTTGTGGCAAAAGGTGGCGCGCACGGCACGTGCGATGCACAGCTTTCAACGCGCGATGTCTGAAGCTTCCGCGCCAGAGGCCCCCAAACCCATCAGCCCGCCGCCAGAACCCCTCGCGCAGTTCCGCGTCGGGTCAAAAGCGGGCGGTTCTCCGGTACTTCCGCCCGCTGACACCGCCACCGCCCCGGTCCGTATGGACCGAAAGGCGTATGACCGGCTGCGGCGCGGTAAGCTGACCCCCGATGCCAAGATCGACCTGCACGGTATGACACTGGCCGAGGCGCATCCCGCGCTGATCGGGTTCATCATGCGATGTCATGTGCGGGGCGATCGGCTGGTGTTGGTGATTACCGGCAAGGGGCGCACGGCAAGTAGCGACGGCCTTATTCCTCGCAGGCAGGGGGCGCTAAAGCAAGACGTGCCACACTGGCTGCGCAACATGCCGCTGCGGCCTTTGGTTCTGGAGCTGCGTGAGGCGCATCAGCGCCATGGCGGCGCTGGGGCGCTTTATGTCTACCTGCGGCGACCAGGCAGACCCGTCTGACGTGGTGTTCTCGCGTTGGCGCTACAGCACATACCGGCTCAGGTCGGAAGACCGCACCAGATCGCCGAGGTTCTTCTCCACGAATGCGGCATCGACTGTCACCTCTTCGCCGCCCCGGTCGGGTGCTGCAAAGGACAGTTCTTCGAACACCCGTTCCATCACCGTATAGAGCCGCCTTGCCCCGATATTCTCAACCGACTGGTTCACATCGGCGGCGATCTTTGCCAGCGCGGCGATTCCCTCTTCGGTGAAGGTCACGGTGACATCCTCGGTGCCCATCAGCGCGGTATATTGCAGCGTCAGTGCATTGTCAGTCTCGGTCAGGATGCGGACGAAATCACCTTCGGTCAGCGCGCGTAGCTCTACCCGGATCGGCAGTCGCCCCTGAAGCTCGGGCAGCAGGTCGGACGGTTTGGCAATGTGGAACGCGCCCGAGGCGATGAACAGGATATGATCGGTTTTCACTGGCCCGTGCTTGGTGGAGACCGTCGTGCCTTCGATGAGCGGCAGCAGGTCGCGCTGCACCCCTTCGCGCGAGACATCGGCGCCGCGCGCATCCGACCGGGCGCAAACCTTGTCGATCTCATCCAGGAACACGATGCCGTTTTCTTGCACAGCCTCCAGCGCGATACGGGTCACAGCCTCATCGTCCAGCAACTTGTCGGCCTCATCGCTGATCAGCAGGTCGTGGCTTTGCGCGACGGTCATCCGCTTGCGCACTTTGCGTCCGCCAAACGCTTTGCCGAAAATATCGCCCAAGTTCATCATGCCCCCCTGGGGCATGCCGGGCAGATCCATCGTAGGCATGGGGCTGGAGGTATCCGTCACCTCGATCTCGATTTCGGTGTCGTCCAATTCGCCGCGCTTCAGTTTGTTGCGGAACATCTCGCGCGTTTGTTCGCGGGCGTTTTCCCCCGCAATGGCATCAATCACGCGGTTTTCGGCGCTGGCATGCGCGCGCGCTTTGACCTCTTCGCGCATCGCCTCGCGGGTCATCGCAATGGCGCTGTCCATCAGGTCGCGGATGATGCTGTCCACATCGCGCCCGACATAGCCAACTTCGGTGAACTTGGTCGCCTCAACCTTCAGGAACGGCGCTTTGGCCAGTTTCGCGAGGCGGCGTGAGATCTCGGTCTTGCCAACGCCTGTCGGCCCAATCATCAGGATGTTCTTCGGATAGACCTCTTCGCGCAGCCCGTCGGGTAGTTGTTTGCGCCGCCAGCGATTGCGCAGGGCCACTGCAACCGCGCGTTTTGCGGCGTTCTGGCCGATGATGAAACGGTCCAGTTCGGATACGATCTCGCGCGGGGTCAGAGTGGTCATGCTTCAATCGCCTCGATGGTCAGGTTGCCGTTGGTATAGACGCAAATATCGGATGCAATCGCCATGGCCTTGCGCGCGACATTTTCGGCGTCCATGTCGGTTTCCATCAAGCCGCGCGCGGCGGCCAGCGCGAAGTTCCCGCCTGATCCGATGGCAGCGATGTCATGTTCCGGTTCCAGCACATCGCCTGCGCCGGTAATGACGAACATATCGCGGCCGTCAGTGACGATCAGCATCGCTTCCAGCTTTTGCAGGTATTTATCGGTGCGCCAGTCCTTGGCCAGCTCGACCGAGGCGCGGGCCAGTTGGCCCGGCGTTGCCTCAAGCTTGGCTTCCAGCCGCTCCAACAGGGTAAAGGCGTCTGCTGTCGATCCGGCAAAGCCAGCTACTACGTCATAGCCACCGGGCGACAGGCGGCGTACTTTGCGCGCCGATCCCTTGATGACCGTTTGGCCCAGCGAAACCTGCCCGTCACCTGCGACGACAACGCGACCGCCGCGGCGCACGCCCAGTATGGTTGTGCCATGCCAGCCCGGAAACTGGTCATTCGCCATTGCGTACCTCTTTCAGATCAGCCGGGAACCGGCCGCGATGGGGGGTGTGGTGGGGCACCGGATGGGTGCCCCAAAAAGGATCAGAGCGCTGCGTCGATCCAGGTTTTCAGCGCGGCCTTGGGCGCGGCGCCTACCTTGTTCGATACGACCTTGCCATCCTTGAACAGGAACAGCGCGGGGATGCCGCGAATACCCATTTGGGCGGGGGTGTCGGGGTTTTCATCGACGTTGATCTTCACGATCTTGACCTTGCCGGAATAATCGTTCGACAGTTCTTCCAGTGCCGGGCCGATCTGTTTGCAAGGACCGCACCATTCGGCCCAGAAATCAACCACGACGGGAATGTCGGCGTTCTTGACTTCAGCGTCGAAGGTGGCGTCGGTGACGGGGATGGTGGCCATGTCGTTTTCTCCTGACAGCATTGGGTTGGGGGATACCTATGGACGCGATCATCCATGGTCAAGGGAGGCACGCGTCAGTGCCGATGACAACAGTGCGGAGGGCAATCGCATCAGCCGGGCCGCGCGTGTCCAGAGTAGCGCCACCTCGACCTGCCGGTCGGGGTAGATTTGGCGCAGCGCGGCCTCATACGCGGCCATCTGCCGCAGCAGGCCGTTGGGTACGGCCGCGGGGCTGCCGGGGATCACGGCATTCGATTTGTAGTCCACCGCCAAAACCCTTTCGTCGCTGACGATCAGCCGATCCACAGTGCCGTTCAGTCGCTGGCCCATAAGGTCTGCGCACAGCTCCACTTCGGCCAGGGTCCCGGGGGCGAACAGGAACGCCAGTTCGGGGGCTTCCAAAACGGCGGCGGACTCGGCCAGCAGGCTAGGCACATCAGGGGTTGCGCCGCCATCCTCTTGCCCGGCGCGCAACAAGTCATGCCCGCGTTGAAGCTTCACATCGGCGGGCGCGTCGGCCCAGTGCGGCAGGTGTTCCAGCAACATATGCAACTGGTGGCCGCGGCGCATCGCGTCGTCGCTGTCCAGCGTTGCGTATTCACCCGCCAAAGCCTTCGCCCCGCCCAGCCCGCTGGGGGTCAGCGGCGCGGCGGGACGCACGGGTGTGGGGGCGGCGGTTCGCGCCCAGTCGGGCAAGGGCGGTGCATCGGCGGCCTCGTCTGGCGCGCGCGTCCCTGTGTTGGGCCATGTCTCATGCGCGTGGCGCAAACCCGCGCCAAAGCGGAACTGATGCACCCCTGCGCCCGCCGCCCGCGCCGCCGTTTCGGCCTGATCGTACCAGCATTTGCCATCCCCCACGTCGCCCGAGGCCGCGACGATCAGCCAGGTCTCGGCCCGCGTCATCGCGACATACAAAAGCCGGGCGTCTTCGGCATCGCGGATCGCCTTTGCGGCGGCAATCGCGGCCTCCAGCGGCGCGGGGTTTTCGCCACTGCGCATGGTCCAGCACATGGTGTCCTCCATCAGGACCAGATCGTCGCTGCCGCGATCGCGCTGTTTTGCTGTATCAGGCAGAATCACGATGGGCGCCTCAAGCCCCTTGGCGCCGTGGACGGTCATCACGCGTATGCGGCGGCCAGCAGTATCTGCCTGTCGTTTGACCTTCACCTCCTCGGTTTCCAGCCAGGTCAGAAACCCAGTCAGGCTGGGCACGTTGCCGCGCTCAAACTCCAGGGCCTGCGTCAGGAACGCGTCGATACCGTCTTCGGCCTCGGCGCCCAGCCGGGCCAGCAGCAGGCGGCGACCATCGTGGCGGGTCAGCATACGCTCGATCAGATCGTAGGGGCGCAGGAAATCAGTCTGGTTCAGCAGATCGCTGAGGATTTCGCGCGTGGCTGTCTGTCCGCAGTCACGCAGCGCCTCCCACAGGAAGCCCTTGCGGCCATGGGCCAGGCGGAAAAGATCATCTTCTGACCAACCGAAGAGCGGTGAGCGCAGCGCGGCGGCGAGTGACAGATCATCTTCGGGGGTGGCCAGAAATGACAAAAGCGCGGTCAGGTCGCGTACAGCCATCTCACCGCCCAGCCGCAAAACATCGGCCCCGGCGATCTCCAGCCCCTCGACCTTGCAGGCGCGGATGATCTCGTGAAACAGTTGCGATCGGCGGCGCAGCAGGATCAGGAAATCCCCCTCATGCACCGCGCGCGGGCCGTCCTTCTGCGGGACGCAGGTACCCGTATCAATCAGGCGACGGATGTGTTCGGCGATGCGGCGGGCCAGCTGGCTGGTGTGGTGTTCGTCACCGACCAGATCGACAGGGTTGAACCACGCGCCATCTTCGGGGTCGGCGGTCTTGCCGACGACCGGCCAGATGTCCACGCGCCCCGGCAGTGCGTGCTGAAAGGCGATGTGTTTCACATCCCCGCCCAGCCCTGTTCCGCGATGATCGGCGAAGCAATGATCGACCACGCGCAGCACCGCGTCAGAGGACCGGAAGGAATGCAGCAGTTCCGTCCGGTTCAGCCCCACGCCTACCGCATCCAGCCGGGCGGCGAAATCGGTGCGCATCGTCTCGAACATGCCCAGATCGGCACCTTGGAAGGAATAGATTGATTGTTTCTTGTCGCCTACGACAAAGATCGTGCGGTCGTCGCTGCGCGCGGAATCGCCGACTGTAAATTCCTGCGTTAGCAGTTCGATCACCCGCCATTGCTGAGGGCTGGTATCCTGCGCCTCATCGACCAGGATGTGATCGACCCCGCCATCCAGCTTGAACAGCACCCATTGTGCAACCGACGGGTCGGTCAGCAGATCGCGGGCGCGCAGGATCAGGTCGTCGAAATCCAGCCAGCCGCGTTGGGTTTTGCGTGCCTCCAGCGCGGGCAAAAAGACCCCGGCAAAGCGATGCAGCGCGGCGGTCTTCGCGGCGGCCGCCAGCGACAGGCGGACCGGGCGCGCGCACTCGACCCGGCGCATCAGTTCTTGCAGTGGGTGCATAAGATCGCCAAGCGCGGCGCGCGTTGCGTTCGTCGGAAAGCTGTCCAGCTTGGCGGCGAAGGGCCCGGCCTTGGCGGTGGCACCAAACAACAGCAGCCCCTCCAGCGCGGTCAGATCGGCCAATTCGGGCGAGGTTAGTGACAGTTTGGCCAGCTTATCGGCGGCTTTCACATCGGTGGTGGTGCCCGCGCGGAAGATGGGGAGTAACTGTG harbors:
- the dnaQ gene encoding DNA polymerase III subunit epsilon — protein: MREIVLDTETTGLDPSDGHRIVEIGAVELLNHTPTGVTYHQYINPERPMPAEAFAVHGLGDEFLAAQPVFSRIADEFLQFLGDARMVIHNAAFDMRFLNAELARVNRPALPAARAFDTLTLARRRFPGSPASLDALCRRFGVNNSAREKHGALLDSEILAEVYLELMGGRQPDFGLTVQKRSKTAQPEDPDWRPQRRTTPLAPRLTEAESAAHQKLVAALGKEPIWARYE
- the secB gene encoding protein-export chaperone SecB, which translates into the protein MSDTPNGAAPAQPTPAAQPQVSMRVLAQYVRDLSFENFVAQKAMQPSNVQPDIQVQVSLDAKKRDVETQFEVTTKFKIESKNKSDGVSLFLMELDYAGVFNIEGVPTEQMHPFLLIECPRMLFPFVRRIVSDVTRDGGFPPLNLDNVDFLALYRQELQRQAALQAQKTPTA
- a CDS encoding FxsA family protein, with the protein product MRLFLALLAVPLIEIALFVQVGGELGLLATLAIVIGSAIGGIALIRSGGPRTVGEINAALRTETDPTAPLLKGVMRVIAGMLLIIPGFFTDILGLIVLLPPVQAMVLARMPRPRTQGPTRPRRGDVIDGDFTVHEPRDSTPWREIPDTPPAPGPDRNGGQNRH
- a CDS encoding Tim44/TimA family putative adaptor protein, with translation MDSAVIQLLVLAGIAVFLILRLRSVLGSREGFEKPPVTGPANGDGASSRQRFEVIEGGPDTDIFDHVAEDSPAAKALAQMKNADPEFHVGDFLQGARGAYEMILMAFENGDLDSILPFLSRDVFSSFDDVVQLREREGLRVDAQFVGVREVELITANYDADTREGEVTVRFVGELTSVVRNAAGEVIEGDPNVVKRQKDVWTFAREMGAANPNWKLVATDG
- a CDS encoding Smr/MutS family protein yields the protein MARRRSRNLDPAEQDLWQKVARTARAMHSFQRAMSEASAPEAPKPISPPPEPLAQFRVGSKAGGSPVLPPADTATAPVRMDRKAYDRLRRGKLTPDAKIDLHGMTLAEAHPALIGFIMRCHVRGDRLVLVITGKGRTASSDGLIPRRQGALKQDVPHWLRNMPLRPLVLELREAHQRHGGAGALYVYLRRPGRPV
- the hslU gene encoding ATP-dependent protease ATPase subunit HslU; amino-acid sequence: MTTLTPREIVSELDRFIIGQNAAKRAVAVALRNRWRRKQLPDGLREEVYPKNILMIGPTGVGKTEISRRLAKLAKAPFLKVEATKFTEVGYVGRDVDSIIRDLMDSAIAMTREAMREEVKARAHASAENRVIDAIAGENAREQTREMFRNKLKRGELDDTEIEIEVTDTSSPMPTMDLPGMPQGGMMNLGDIFGKAFGGRKVRKRMTVAQSHDLLISDEADKLLDDEAVTRIALEAVQENGIVFLDEIDKVCARSDARGADVSREGVQRDLLPLIEGTTVSTKHGPVKTDHILFIASGAFHIAKPSDLLPELQGRLPIRVELRALTEGDFVRILTETDNALTLQYTALMGTEDVTVTFTEEGIAALAKIAADVNQSVENIGARRLYTVMERVFEELSFAAPDRGGEEVTVDAAFVEKNLGDLVRSSDLSRYVL
- the hslV gene encoding ATP-dependent protease subunit HslV, which translates into the protein MANDQFPGWHGTTILGVRRGGRVVVAGDGQVSLGQTVIKGSARKVRRLSPGGYDVVAGFAGSTADAFTLLERLEAKLEATPGQLARASVELAKDWRTDKYLQKLEAMLIVTDGRDMFVITGAGDVLEPEHDIAAIGSGGNFALAAARGLMETDMDAENVARKAMAIASDICVYTNGNLTIEAIEA
- the trxA gene encoding thioredoxin, with product MATIPVTDATFDAEVKNADIPVVVDFWAEWCGPCKQIGPALEELSNDYSGKVKIVKINVDENPDTPAQMGIRGIPALFLFKDGKVVSNKVGAAPKAALKTWIDAAL
- the addA gene encoding double-strand break repair helicase AddA — translated: MNEASLRQIQAADPTASTWLSANAGSGKTRVLTDRVARLLLNGTSPQRVLCLTYTKAAASEMQNRLFARLGEWAMLGDAALSAALRDIGHDSDLTGDTLASARRLFARAIETPGGLKIQTIHSFCASLLRRFPLEAGVTPQFTEMDDRTAKRLRADVLEGLTLSHGDVVEGLLRHFTGDSLDELMQGIAKHRDVFAPPLDRNAAMARFGLDPDASAVTLLAQVFLGGEHTLIAQLLPIFRAGTTTDVKAADKLAKLSLTSPELADLTALEGLLLFGATAKAGPFAAKLDSFPTNATRAALGDLMHPLQELMRRVECARPVRLSLAAAAKTAALHRFAGVFLPALEARKTQRGWLDFDDLILRARDLLTDPSVAQWVLFKLDGGVDHILVDEAQDTSPQQWRVIELLTQEFTVGDSARSDDRTIFVVGDKKQSIYSFQGADLGMFETMRTDFAARLDAVGVGLNRTELLHSFRSSDAVLRVVDHCFADHRGTGLGGDVKHIAFQHALPGRVDIWPVVGKTADPEDGAWFNPVDLVGDEHHTSQLARRIAEHIRRLIDTGTCVPQKDGPRAVHEGDFLILLRRRSQLFHEIIRACKVEGLEIAGADVLRLGGEMAVRDLTALLSFLATPEDDLSLAAALRSPLFGWSEDDLFRLAHGRKGFLWEALRDCGQTATREILSDLLNQTDFLRPYDLIERMLTRHDGRRLLLARLGAEAEDGIDAFLTQALEFERGNVPSLTGFLTWLETEEVKVKRQADTAGRRIRVMTVHGAKGLEAPIVILPDTAKQRDRGSDDLVLMEDTMCWTMRSGENPAPLEAAIAAAKAIRDAEDARLLYVAMTRAETWLIVAASGDVGDGKCWYDQAETAARAAGAGVHQFRFGAGLRHAHETWPNTGTRAPDEAADAPPLPDWARTAAPTPVRPAAPLTPSGLGGAKALAGEYATLDSDDAMRRGHQLHMLLEHLPHWADAPADVKLQRGHDLLRAGQEDGGATPDVPSLLAESAAVLEAPELAFLFAPGTLAEVELCADLMGQRLNGTVDRLIVSDERVLAVDYKSNAVIPGSPAAVPNGLLRQMAAYEAALRQIYPDRQVEVALLWTRAARLMRLPSALLSSALTRASLDHG